One genomic region from Sciurus carolinensis chromosome 2, mSciCar1.2, whole genome shotgun sequence encodes:
- the Eif3j gene encoding eukaryotic translation initiation factor 3 subunit J: MAAAAAAAAGDSDSWDADTFSVEDPVRKVGGGGTAGGDRWEGEDEDEDVKDNWDDDDDEKKEEAEVKPEIKISEKKKIAEKIKEKERQQKKRQEEIKKRLEEPEEPKVLTPEEQLADKLRLKKLQEESDLELAKETFGVNNTVYGIDAMNPSSRDDFTEFGKLLKDKITQYEKSLYYASFLEALVRDVCISLEIDDLKKITNSLTVLCSEKQKQEKQSKAKKKKKGVVPGGGLKATMKDDLADYGGYDGGYVQDYEDFM, from the exons atggcggcagcggcagcggcagcggcgggGGACTCCGATTCTTGGG ACGCGGACACATTCTCCGTGGAGGACCCGGTGCGGAAGGTGGGGGGCGGCGGCACTGCCGGCGGAGACCGCTGGGAAGGCGAGGACGAGGATGAGGACGTCAAG GATAActgggatgatgatgatgatgaaaagaaagaggaagcagaagtAAAACCAG aaataaaaatttcagaaaagaaaaaaatagcagagaagataaaagagaaagaacggcaacaaaagaaaaggcaagaagaaattaaaaagagg TTAGAAGAACCTGAAGAACCTAAAGTGCTAACGCCAGAAGAACAATTAGCAGATAAACTGCGGCTTAAGAAATTACAGGAAGAGTCAGACCTTGAATTAGCAAAAGAAACTTTTG GTGTTAACAATACAGTTTATGGAATAGATGCTATGAATCCATCTTCAAGAGATGATTTCACAGAGTTTGGAAAGTtactaaaagataaaattacacAATATGAAAAGTCACTATATTATGCCAGTTTTTTGGAAGCCTTAGTTCGAGATGTGTGTATTTCAT tggAAATTGATGACTTGAAAAAGATTACCAATTCATTGACTGTGCTTTGCAGtgaaaaacagaagcaagaaAAG CAAAGCaaagccaaaaagaagaagaaaggcgTGGTTCCTGGAGGGGGATTAAAGGCCACCATGAAAGATGATCTGGCAGATTATGGTGGTTATGATGGAGGCTATGTACAAGACTATGAAGACTTCATGTGA